Genomic window (Fibrobacter sp. UWR4):
GCCAGGTTTTCGAAAGCCCGCTCTGGAACTGTAATGATCCCGAAAGTCTGGAACGTATAGAACCCTACGGCCAATGGATTGTGCCCGATATGGTCAACTGATTTTTATTTCCTATACTAGCGATTCGCTGTTTTAGCTTAATTTTAGCGATTTTATCATTTATCCCATTGACAACTTGTCAATGGGATTTCTTTTTAGACTAGTGAAAAAGGCTCCTTTGAAACATATTTTTCATCTTGTAACTTGTAAAAGGGTTGGTTTTGTATGAAAAAGAACTTCAAGAAGTGGATTGCCCCGGCTGCATTTGGTCTGTTTGGCTTTGGTTTGGTGCCCTCCGCCATGGCTGATAATCCATTTATCCAAACTTATTATTCCCCGGACCCGGCTCCGGTTGTTTTTGGTGATACCCTTTGCTCCTATTCCGGTAATGACGAAGGCGGTTCCTTCTTTACCATGCACGGTTGGCGTGTTTCCTGTACTACCGATATGGTGAACTGGACCGACATGAACACCCTGATCCTTGAAGCTGGCGACTTTAACGGTAGCGCTAAGAAGAATAGCGACTGGGCCGCCCAGGTTATCCGTCGTAAAAATGCGGAAGGTGTTTACAAGTATTACTACTACGTAACCGTGGAATCTACCCGCGGTGGCCGCGCCATTAACGTGGCTGTTTCCGATTACAAGGAAGGCCCCTTTAAGGACGCCTTGAATGGCAAGCATTTGGCTGGTCCCAACTGGGACTACATCGATCCCACCGTATGGATTGACGATGACGGCCAGGCTTACCTCTACTGGGGTAACCCCAAGCTTTACTATTGCCCTCTCAAGGACAACATGATCGAATGTGACGGTAAGGAAAAGGTCACCGACATGGCTTCCTTTAACGGCAAGTATACCGAAGGTCCGTGGATTCACAAGCGCGGCAACAAGTATTACATGATTTACGCCGCCGGCGGCATTCCGGAATCCATTGACTACTCCTGGAGTGATTCTCCCACCGGACCGTGGGAATACAAGGGTGTGATTATGCCCAGTGCCGAACCGGGTTCTGCATTTACGGTTCATTCCGGTATTGTGGATTTCAAGGGCCGCAGCTTCTTCTTCTATCATAACCAGCGTCGCGTTCCCAGCGCAGGCGGCTATTCCCGTACTTCTGCTGTAGAAGAATTTACCTGGGGTGCCGATGGTACCATTCCCACCATCCGCATGACAGACGAAGGCGTTACCAAGCCTATCAAGAATCTGGATCCGTATACCCGCGTAGAAGCCGAAACTAAGGCCTGGGTCGAAGGCATTACTGTGGATAAGGCTGGTGGCTACACCATTATCAAGAATGTGGATGCTGAAGGCAAGACTGTATTCCTTACCAACATGAATGCTGGTTCCTGGACTAAGGTTCGTTCTGTGGATATGAGCGATGGTGCCGACAATATCGTGGTTTGCACTAAGGGCGGTTCCGGTAAGATTGAACTACATTCCGGTTCTGCAACAGGCCCGCTGATGTCTACCATCGACGTTCCTGCAAGTTCCGATTGGCAGGAAAATTCTTTCCCTGTAACAGGCGCTGATGGCGTTGCTGACCTGTATTTCGTATTTAAATCCGGTAACTTCAAGTTTGACTACTGGTATATGGAAAGCACCGCACAGGCTGTTCCCCAGGAACCGTTCAATGGCAAGGCTTTCGCAATTCCTGGCATTATTCAGGCTGAAGAATTCGATAAGCCGGGCAAGGGCCGCGGAAATCAGTCTTTCAGCGACAAGGATGCTGAAAATCATGGCGATGGCGACATGCGTAAGGACGACGCGCCTGCAGTTGATCTTTACAAGAAGTCTGGCGACCGCGTAGTTGTAGGTTACATTCAGGAAGGTGAATGGCTGGAATACACCATAGATGTTGCAGAAAAGGGTGATTACACCATGTTTGCCGCAGTTGCATCTGATGGAGGCTCCAAATTCAAGCTTTCCCTGGATGGAGATGATATTACCTCTGACATTGAAGTTCCTGCTGCCAAGAAGGAAGAAGGTGCCGAACAGAATTTTGACGACTATAGCAAGGTTCAGGCTAACGTTACACTCCCTGCTGGTAAGCATATCCTTCGCTTTACCGCAACCGCTGACTGGTTTGACGTAGACTATTTCAACTTCGAGAGCGGTAAGGATGCCGAAGATAAAGCTCCCATCGGTTCTAACACTGAACCTGGTGAAGAACTTGCGATTGCCAAGGTTAAGGGCGTTTTCGATATGAACGCAACTTACCATGTGTTTGATATGCAGGGCAAAAAGCTTGGAATTGTACGTAGCAACGGTATGCCGATTTCTGCGGCCATGATGCAGGCTGGTTTTGTCAAGGGTGTATACATGGTCCGTGGGGTTACCAGCAAGAAGTCTCAGCTGGTGAACTTAAAATAAAAGAATACTTTATCTTAAATGAGTGGAAAGCGTCCCTGCGAAAGTGGGGGCGCTTTTTTGAGGATAGACTCTATCACTTGCTTATCCATGGTGGATATATTTGGATAAACTGTCCATAAGACTTTATTAAAAAATGTGTTTTAGGGTGGATAAAAGGGGTATCTTTCTTAATGGTTTGGTAATAACGAGGAAACTATGAAAAAGAGTAGTTTGGTTTTGAATGCGGTTTTAGGCCCGGCCTTTGCTGCAATGATGCTTTCTCCGTCCGCAGCGTCCGCTCAGAATTTTAACGAGTGGAACGGAAATCCTAAGACTTTTGGCATTAACGTGCTTTCTCCTCACGTGACCAGCATGCCGTACAATACGCTTGAAGAAGCCTTGAAGATGGATCGTCGAGCTTCTGAATGGTACCAGAGTCTGTCTGGCACCTGGAAGTTCTTCCATGTGGATGCCCCGGCTCAGCGTAACAACGACTTCTTTGCCGACAATTACGACGTTTCCAAGTGGGATGAAATTCCGGTTCCTGGGAACTGGCAGATTTATGGCTACGACCATCCCATTTACAGTAACGTGATTTATCCGTGGAACAAGAACGACTGGATTAATCCTCCTGCAGCTCCCACAAAGTTTAACCCGGTGGGTCATTACCGCCGTAACTTTACCGTGCCCAAGAATTGGGATGGCAAGCGCATTCGCCTGCACTTCGAAGGCGTGGAATCCGCTTACTATGTTTGGGTGAACGGCAAGTTCGTTGGCTATAGCGAAAACTCCTTTACCGACCACGAATTTGATATTACTGACAAGCTTCGCAGTGGCGAAAACAACATCTCCGTGCAGGTGTTCCGCTGGTGCGATGGCTCCTGGATGGAAGACCAGGACTTTATTCGTTTGTCTGGTATCCAGCGTGACGTGTACATCTACGCCACTCCCAAGATTCATATTCAGGATTTCCAGGTTAACGCTTCCTTGGCAAGCAACTACACCGACGGTACCTTGGATCCTAGCATTTGGATAAGGAATACTAGTTCCGCAGCTTCTGGCACCTATACTCTGGAGATGGGTGTGTACGATGCTTCTGGCGCTGCCGTGGTGACTGACAAGGCATCTGTTTCCATTGCCGCAGGCAAGGAAGAAAAGGTCACCTTTAGCAAGGTCGTTTCTGGCGTTAAGCTGTGGGCTTCTGAAACTCCGAACCTCTATACCTTCGTGCTTACCTTGAAGGACGCTTCTGGAAAGACTGTTCAGGTTGAAAGTAACCGCATTGGCTTTAAGAAGGTGGAATTGAAGAAGAACGCCCAGGGCATTACCCAGTTCCTGGTGAACGGCAAGCCTGTGATTTTGCGCGGTGTGGACCGTCATGAAATCGATCCGGATTACGGCCATACCATTAGTCGCGAATTGATGGAACGAGACGTGTTCCTTATGAAACAGTTTAACATCAATGCCTTGCGTACTTCCCATTATCCCAATGACCCGTACATGTACGATCTTTGCGATAAGTATGGTATTTACGTTCTTGATGAAACGAACTTGGAAACTCACGGTGCAAACGATAAGGTTCCCAAGAGCGATGACAACTGGCGCCCCGCTTCCTTGGAACGTATCAGCTCCATGATTCAGCGCGACAAGAACCATGCCTCCATTATCATTTGGTCCTTGGGTAACGAGGCCGGATACGGTGACGTTTTTGCCTCCATGCGTGAATATGCCCATCAGGCAGACCCGTCTCGCCCGGTGCATTACGAAGGCGACAACAACAATGCCGACGTTCAGAGCTGCATGTATTGTAGCGACTGGACTGCCGCCACCTACAACAACAATAACAAGCCCTGGATGCTTTGCGAATACGAACACGCCATGGGTAACTCCGTGGGTGAACTTAAGGAATATGTAGACGCGTTCTACAGCAACCCCCGCGTTTTCGGTGGTTTCATTTGGGACTTTATCGACCAGGGCTTGCGCCGCAACGGTACCAAGTACTTTAATTTCGGCGGCCTCTGGGGCGATCAGCCTAACGACGATAACTTCTGCGCCAACGGCCTGGTTCTTCCGGATCGTACCTTGCAGCCCGAAATGTGGGAAGTCAAGCACCAGTACCGTAACGTAGTTGTTCGCGACAAGGGTGCCGCAAAGGGCGCTGTGGAAATCGAGAACCGTTTTGACTTCGTGAACCTGAAGGACTACGCCACTGCAGTTTGGACCCTGAAGGAAGATGGCAAGGAAGTGGCCAAGGGCACTCTTTCTAGCACTCAGCTTGATGTTGCTCCTTTGTCTAAAAAGGAAATTACCATCGATCTCAAGAAGCCCACTCTCAAGGCTGGCTCCGAATACTATCTGGATATTGATTTCCAGTTGAAGAACAAGCAGGATTGGGCCGACGTTGGCTTTAGCATTGCCCACGAACAGTTCATGGTGCAGCTGGGTCAAGACAAAGTTCCTCAGGTTGATTTCTCCAGCTTGCCT
Coding sequences:
- a CDS encoding family 43 glycosylhydrolase — its product is MKKNFKKWIAPAAFGLFGFGLVPSAMADNPFIQTYYSPDPAPVVFGDTLCSYSGNDEGGSFFTMHGWRVSCTTDMVNWTDMNTLILEAGDFNGSAKKNSDWAAQVIRRKNAEGVYKYYYYVTVESTRGGRAINVAVSDYKEGPFKDALNGKHLAGPNWDYIDPTVWIDDDGQAYLYWGNPKLYYCPLKDNMIECDGKEKVTDMASFNGKYTEGPWIHKRGNKYYMIYAAGGIPESIDYSWSDSPTGPWEYKGVIMPSAEPGSAFTVHSGIVDFKGRSFFFYHNQRRVPSAGGYSRTSAVEEFTWGADGTIPTIRMTDEGVTKPIKNLDPYTRVEAETKAWVEGITVDKAGGYTIIKNVDAEGKTVFLTNMNAGSWTKVRSVDMSDGADNIVVCTKGGSGKIELHSGSATGPLMSTIDVPASSDWQENSFPVTGADGVADLYFVFKSGNFKFDYWYMESTAQAVPQEPFNGKAFAIPGIIQAEEFDKPGKGRGNQSFSDKDAENHGDGDMRKDDAPAVDLYKKSGDRVVVGYIQEGEWLEYTIDVAEKGDYTMFAAVASDGGSKFKLSLDGDDITSDIEVPAAKKEEGAEQNFDDYSKVQANVTLPAGKHILRFTATADWFDVDYFNFESGKDAEDKAPIGSNTEPGEELAIAKVKGVFDMNATYHVFDMQGKKLGIVRSNGMPISAAMMQAGFVKGVYMVRGVTSKKSQLVNLK
- a CDS encoding glycoside hydrolase family 2 TIM barrel-domain containing protein; protein product: MKKSSLVLNAVLGPAFAAMMLSPSAASAQNFNEWNGNPKTFGINVLSPHVTSMPYNTLEEALKMDRRASEWYQSLSGTWKFFHVDAPAQRNNDFFADNYDVSKWDEIPVPGNWQIYGYDHPIYSNVIYPWNKNDWINPPAAPTKFNPVGHYRRNFTVPKNWDGKRIRLHFEGVESAYYVWVNGKFVGYSENSFTDHEFDITDKLRSGENNISVQVFRWCDGSWMEDQDFIRLSGIQRDVYIYATPKIHIQDFQVNASLASNYTDGTLDPSIWIRNTSSAASGTYTLEMGVYDASGAAVVTDKASVSIAAGKEEKVTFSKVVSGVKLWASETPNLYTFVLTLKDASGKTVQVESNRIGFKKVELKKNAQGITQFLVNGKPVILRGVDRHEIDPDYGHTISRELMERDVFLMKQFNINALRTSHYPNDPYMYDLCDKYGIYVLDETNLETHGANDKVPKSDDNWRPASLERISSMIQRDKNHASIIIWSLGNEAGYGDVFASMREYAHQADPSRPVHYEGDNNNADVQSCMYCSDWTAATYNNNNKPWMLCEYEHAMGNSVGELKEYVDAFYSNPRVFGGFIWDFIDQGLRRNGTKYFNFGGLWGDQPNDDNFCANGLVLPDRTLQPEMWEVKHQYRNVVVRDKGAAKGAVEIENRFDFVNLKDYATAVWTLKEDGKEVAKGTLSSTQLDVAPLSKKEITIDLKKPTLKAGSEYYLDIDFQLKNKQDWADVGFSIAHEQFMVQLGQDKVPQVDFSSLPKHKVSEGNGKAVVEGDDFSVTINTANATIENYKLNGLELISAGGVPNFWRAPTDNDKGYNMEKESGVWRKAGSTRKVNSSKVTKVSDNETRFDFDLGISAGYSTMKLSYTVYGSGDILVDYTFTPDAAQPAIPNVGTLFTIPGGFEKVQWYGRGPSENYVGRREGSYAGIYKANVDDFFVPYMEVGETGQRSDVKWMMMTNAQGKGLMVVGSPRMEFNTLHYTPEQLTDVKLPWDLKRDKDITLRVDLQQMGLGGINSWGAKPLDKYRLFAKNTFKHKFRITPVRGLMEDPNELANIGFPNLETSLVDAKYPSIEYGEVKQEAFADNTFPGTIEMENYDKGGEGLSFHDADMENEGGVYREDGVDVVCLGGTDNKDCEGYAIGYTQAGEWLEFTVDVKETGNYLFRANVASGLEGSGFKLYLDGKAVTDTVKVPKGEDWDTYGTVDGKIGNVTAGKHVLKVELTGAYANIDWIRFGITEESLPIAQNRMELDVGESQDFYVFSAKGRMLTKVNAVDLNQVREQLQDMGMQPGAYIIRSANGAVKQVMKVTR